One Sphingobacteruim zhuxiongii DNA window includes the following coding sequences:
- a CDS encoding LURP-one-related/scramblase family protein has translation MKDIKYPIHFKFRVTTFSNDFEATDADGRTIYYVREKIFKWRDHIMVYRDGSKSEMLYEFVSNKLIDFQQTFTINDHNKRVIGKVRRKSIKSLWRSTFNLLDENDQHDHTITEKNPWTKFWDGLFGELPIIGMLSGYVFNPSYILKNQFGEPIFEIRKEPSFFGRKFTVYKQTTKDIDDERFVLSLMLMVLTERTNG, from the coding sequence ATGAAAGATATAAAATATCCAATTCACTTTAAGTTTCGCGTCACTACGTTTTCTAATGACTTTGAAGCGACTGACGCCGATGGTAGGACTATCTATTACGTTCGAGAGAAAATCTTCAAATGGCGGGATCATATTATGGTTTACCGCGACGGCAGTAAAAGCGAGATGCTGTATGAGTTTGTTTCAAATAAGCTAATAGATTTCCAGCAGACGTTTACGATCAATGATCATAACAAACGTGTTATCGGAAAAGTGCGTCGAAAATCCATAAAATCACTTTGGAGATCGACTTTCAACTTGTTAGATGAGAATGATCAGCATGATCATACGATTACAGAGAAGAATCCCTGGACCAAGTTTTGGGATGGCTTATTTGGGGAACTACCGATTATTGGCATGTTGTCAGGTTATGTTTTTAACCCGAGCTATATCTTAAAAAATCAATTTGGAGAACCGATTTTTGAGATCCGAAAAGAACCCTCATTTTTCGGAAGAAAGTTTACAGTGTATAAGCAGACAACAAAAGATATCGATGATGAACGTTTTGTTCTGAGTTTAATGCTGATGGTGTTGACGGAACGAACAAATGGTTAA
- a CDS encoding GNAT family N-acetyltransferase — MLDKKTLSNELVKLIPMIKEDFEWVYAAASDPGIWEQHPDKLRYSPIGFTKYFQKLIETDIPYLIIDQNTEQVIGATSFYQFDEANKSVAIGYSFLKTEYWGGLYNKSIKQLMMDFAFQEVDKVIYHVRKDNLRSKAALAKIGAIEESEYPAEDGSGIQVQFSIQKKDYQ, encoded by the coding sequence ATGTTGGACAAAAAAACACTCAGCAATGAGCTCGTTAAGTTGATTCCTATGATCAAAGAAGATTTTGAATGGGTATACGCTGCAGCATCTGATCCTGGAATTTGGGAACAGCATCCAGACAAACTTCGCTATTCGCCGATTGGTTTTACGAAGTACTTCCAAAAACTAATAGAGACAGATATCCCTTATTTGATTATCGATCAGAATACAGAGCAAGTAATCGGAGCGACTTCATTTTACCAATTCGATGAAGCGAATAAGTCTGTTGCAATCGGGTATAGCTTTCTGAAAACAGAATACTGGGGTGGATTATATAATAAATCAATAAAACAATTGATGATGGACTTTGCCTTCCAAGAAGTGGATAAGGTAATTTATCATGTACGAAAAGATAATCTACGTTCCAAGGCTGCGCTTGCAAAAATCGGCGCTATTGAGGAATCAGAATATCCAGCAGAAGATGGATCGGGAATACAAGTTCAATTCTCCATCCAGAAAAAAGACTATCAATAA
- a CDS encoding prephenate dehydrogenase, which yields MNIAIVGVGLIGGSIGIRLKETKFCDKLIGVERSESNQKKALQLGLVDEIQPLEEALKSCKVLILTVPVDVIMGILPGLLDQVTDQVIIDMGSTKSNILNLIKDHPNRGRYIAAHPMAGTEYSGPEAAIPNLFKDKMMVYVEAFRSDEDAFEIADAITDQLEMQTSFMNAEEHDMHTAYVSHISHLTSFALALTVLEKEKSQGRIFELAGSGFQSTVRLAKSSPDMWTPIFKQNRTNVLEVLEEHIKQLQHIYDKINQEDYEAVHKWIKKSNKIKRIIK from the coding sequence ATGAATATAGCAATTGTCGGAGTTGGCTTGATAGGAGGATCTATCGGCATTCGACTTAAAGAAACAAAATTCTGTGATAAGCTAATCGGCGTCGAGCGTAGCGAATCAAATCAGAAGAAAGCATTACAACTTGGATTGGTTGATGAAATTCAACCTTTAGAAGAAGCGCTAAAAAGTTGCAAGGTTTTGATATTAACGGTTCCTGTTGATGTAATCATGGGCATCTTACCGGGCTTACTAGATCAGGTCACAGATCAAGTGATTATTGATATGGGATCTACGAAATCGAACATCCTAAATCTAATTAAAGATCACCCTAATCGAGGCAGGTATATTGCGGCTCACCCAATGGCTGGTACCGAATACTCTGGCCCTGAAGCAGCAATTCCAAATCTTTTTAAAGATAAGATGATGGTTTATGTTGAAGCTTTCCGTTCGGATGAAGATGCTTTCGAAATCGCGGATGCAATTACCGATCAATTGGAAATGCAAACATCGTTCATGAACGCCGAAGAGCATGATATGCATACGGCTTATGTGTCCCATATATCGCATTTAACATCCTTTGCCTTGGCTTTAACGGTTCTAGAGAAAGAAAAATCACAGGGCAGAATATTTGAACTGGCTGGTTCGGGTTTTCAATCAACAGTGCGTTTAGCTAAATCGTCACCTGACATGTGGACCCCTATTTTTAAACAAAATAGAACTAACGTACTTGAGGTACTTGAAGAGCATATCAAACAGCTTCAGCATATCTACGACAAGATTAATCAGGAGGATTATGAAGCCGTACACAAATGGATCAAGAAATCAAATAAGATTAAACGTATTATTAAATAG
- a CDS encoding pyridoxal phosphate-dependent aminotransferase: MEIEVAKRLQHTGEYYFSKKLREIDEMNKNGAQVISLGIGSPDLPPHPEVIQVLQEQAALSNTHGYQSYKGAPALRQAMADWYDRYYRVSLNPNTEILPLMGSKEGIVHICMTYLQEGDQALIPNPGYPAYASAVQISGAELIPYELKAENNWIPDLDALEKGDLSKVKLMWINYPHMPTGALATIEFFERVIEFGRKHNILICHDNPYSFILNDHPLSILSVEGALDVAIELNSLSKSSNMAGWRIGMLIANQARIDEILRFKSNMDSGMFLPAQLAAAKALQLDKSWYTQLNDSYKQRREKVYQIMDYLGCQYDKNQVGLFVWAKIPSTVKDSYALSDEVLYNAQVFITPGGIFGSAGEQYVRISLCAKPKVLDLALDRLKTRLSS, translated from the coding sequence ATGGAAATAGAAGTTGCGAAACGTCTACAGCACACCGGAGAGTATTACTTTTCGAAAAAGCTGAGAGAGATCGACGAGATGAACAAGAACGGTGCACAGGTAATAAGCCTGGGTATCGGCAGTCCTGATTTGCCGCCACATCCTGAAGTAATCCAAGTATTACAAGAGCAGGCAGCATTGTCCAACACGCATGGTTATCAAAGTTATAAAGGTGCTCCAGCACTACGACAAGCCATGGCAGATTGGTACGATCGATATTATCGCGTTTCACTAAATCCAAATACGGAAATCCTACCGCTAATGGGATCCAAAGAAGGTATTGTACATATCTGCATGACTTACTTACAAGAAGGTGACCAAGCGTTAATTCCGAATCCCGGCTATCCTGCCTACGCTAGCGCTGTTCAAATTTCAGGTGCTGAGCTTATTCCTTATGAATTAAAAGCAGAGAACAACTGGATTCCAGACCTTGATGCACTCGAAAAAGGAGACCTTTCTAAGGTGAAGTTAATGTGGATCAATTACCCACATATGCCGACGGGAGCGCTTGCAACAATAGAATTTTTTGAACGAGTAATCGAATTTGGCAGAAAGCATAACATTTTGATTTGCCACGATAACCCTTACAGTTTTATCTTAAATGATCATCCACTAAGTATTCTATCTGTCGAAGGCGCATTAGATGTTGCTATTGAGCTTAATTCATTGAGCAAGTCATCTAATATGGCTGGATGGCGTATTGGTATGCTTATCGCAAATCAAGCGCGTATAGACGAGATATTACGCTTTAAAAGCAATATGGATTCGGGTATGTTCTTGCCTGCACAGCTAGCAGCAGCGAAAGCACTGCAATTGGATAAATCTTGGTATACTCAACTGAACGACAGCTATAAGCAACGTCGTGAAAAAGTTTATCAAATTATGGATTATCTAGGTTGTCAATACGACAAGAACCAGGTAGGTCTATTTGTTTGGGCGAAAATCCCATCTACTGTCAAGGATTCTTATGCATTAAGTGATGAGGTTCTGTATAACGCGCAGGTCTTTATTACGCCTGGCGGCATATTTGGTTCCGCTGGCGAGCAATATGTTCGAATTAGCCTTTGTGCGAAACCAAAGGTCTTAGACCTAGCGTTGGATAGATTAAAGACTAGATTAAGTTCATAG
- a CDS encoding LacI family DNA-binding transcriptional regulator: MKATELSGVKEIARRANVSIATVDRVLHNRVGVALKTKEKIESIIKDMDYKPNILAKRLASKRVHRFAVLIPRECLETDYWRAPLMGIQAALNELGDFGVEITYYLFDRHDSKHFLEMSEYILAKSLDAVIVAPIFVSEANEFIKRCDERRIKYLFINSDVPCSQPLSFIGPDQWQTGRLAANLCQYIIRREDVILTLFIQNEFSSTDHIKNRIDGFESFFKEHDANREIVKHEIQAHDYATFSESFSTFLDFNDIDVIFIPNTYAYWVARYLEEKGILNLKIIGYDYTSKNLDYVKNGGIDFLICQKPLELGYKALTTLFEHFIAKRPISRVQYTPIDIVTMENFRLYKH, encoded by the coding sequence ATGAAAGCTACAGAATTGTCTGGAGTCAAAGAAATTGCCCGTAGGGCCAATGTTTCCATCGCTACGGTAGATCGAGTATTGCATAATAGGGTAGGAGTTGCATTAAAGACGAAGGAAAAGATCGAGTCGATAATCAAGGATATGGACTATAAACCGAATATCCTTGCCAAGCGACTAGCATCTAAACGAGTGCATCGATTTGCTGTACTCATCCCGCGTGAATGTTTAGAAACTGATTATTGGCGCGCACCACTCATGGGTATTCAGGCGGCGCTAAATGAACTCGGTGATTTTGGTGTAGAAATTACCTACTATTTATTTGATCGTCACGATAGCAAGCACTTCCTTGAGATGTCAGAGTATATACTTGCAAAATCTTTAGATGCTGTAATTGTTGCGCCCATTTTTGTTTCGGAAGCTAATGAATTTATTAAGCGATGCGATGAACGCAGGATCAAGTATCTATTTATTAACAGCGACGTGCCTTGTTCTCAACCGTTAAGCTTTATTGGTCCGGATCAGTGGCAAACCGGACGTTTGGCAGCAAACTTATGCCAATACATCATTAGACGGGAAGACGTTATCTTGACTCTTTTTATTCAGAATGAATTCAGTAGTACAGATCATATCAAAAATAGAATCGACGGTTTTGAGAGCTTTTTTAAAGAACATGATGCTAATCGCGAAATAGTAAAACATGAAATCCAAGCACATGACTACGCGACTTTCTCTGAAAGTTTCTCCACTTTCTTAGATTTTAACGATATCGATGTGATCTTTATTCCTAATACTTATGCTTATTGGGTCGCAAGATACTTAGAAGAAAAAGGGATACTTAATTTGAAGATTATCGGATATGATTATACCAGTAAGAATCTTGACTATGTTAAAAATGGAGGTATTGATTTTCTCATTTGTCAAAAGCCATTAGAACTAGGTTACAAAGCGTTAACAACGCTGTTTGAACATTTCATCGCAAAACGTCCCATTTCACGAGTGCAATATACGCCAATCGATATTGTGACAATGGAAAACTTTAGACTCTATAAACATTAA
- a CDS encoding ABC transporter ATP-binding protein: protein MKTYFRLISFAKPIEKYAIPYLICTVIMVVFGTLNFALLAPLLHTLFNAQDAVVEVVDKPTGAFDLMGYFNYYAYDLNNRLGPYAALKYICIIIVVSVFISNLFRYLSQRVMENLRIHTLLNLRKSVFNNVMNLHLGYFSNQRKGDIISKIASDVQVVQFSVTGTLQVAFKEPLQLIAYVVMLFIISAKLTLFSMLVIPVSAFFISRIVKTLKSQAQEGQKTYANMITYLEEALSGVKIIKSFNAVEYVKAKFNGENDQYATIMRRMVRRQQMGSPVSELLGVVMVAIILLYGGHLVLTGNGDLSASEFIAYIAIFSQVMRPAKALTDAFSNIHNGIAAGERVLQLIDEKNLVEDKPNAIVVGSFNDKIQFNQVSFSYEEKEVLHDVNLTINKGETIALVGPSGGGKSTLVDLIPRFMDVSSGSITMDGTDLRDLNQQSLRQLIGVVNQESILFNDTIFNNIAFANTSATEEEVIQAAKIANAHEFILGTEAGYQTNIGDRGSKLSGGQRQRICIARAVLKNPPIMLLDEATSALDTESERLVQDSLYKLMENRTTVVIAHRLSTIQNADKIFVLEGGRIAETGSHLGLIAQNGLYKRLIDMQQFTES from the coding sequence ATGAAGACCTACTTTAGATTAATTTCATTCGCTAAGCCTATTGAGAAATATGCAATTCCATACCTGATTTGTACGGTTATCATGGTTGTATTTGGAACACTCAATTTCGCTCTACTAGCACCTTTACTCCATACTTTATTTAACGCGCAAGATGCTGTTGTCGAAGTAGTTGATAAGCCTACGGGAGCATTCGATTTAATGGGGTATTTTAACTATTACGCCTATGATCTTAATAATAGATTAGGACCGTATGCGGCGTTAAAATATATCTGTATTATCATCGTTGTCTCGGTATTCATATCCAATTTATTTCGATACTTATCGCAGCGGGTGATGGAAAACCTTAGAATTCACACCTTATTAAATTTACGTAAGTCAGTTTTCAATAATGTTATGAATCTCCACTTGGGTTACTTTTCCAACCAAAGAAAGGGAGATATCATCTCCAAAATTGCTTCTGATGTACAAGTGGTGCAGTTTTCAGTTACCGGTACTTTGCAGGTTGCATTTAAGGAGCCTCTACAATTAATAGCGTACGTTGTTATGCTATTTATCATCTCGGCGAAATTGACACTATTCTCGATGTTAGTGATTCCAGTCTCCGCTTTTTTTATTTCCCGTATTGTTAAAACGTTAAAGTCACAAGCCCAAGAAGGACAAAAGACTTATGCAAATATGATAACCTATTTGGAGGAAGCGCTGAGTGGGGTTAAGATTATTAAATCCTTTAATGCCGTAGAATACGTAAAGGCAAAATTCAATGGCGAAAACGACCAATATGCTACGATTATGCGAAGGATGGTCCGTCGTCAACAAATGGGATCGCCTGTTTCGGAATTATTAGGGGTTGTCATGGTTGCTATTATTCTACTTTATGGTGGACATTTGGTGTTAACAGGTAATGGCGATCTATCAGCGTCTGAATTTATCGCTTACATCGCTATATTCTCGCAAGTAATGCGTCCCGCGAAAGCATTGACTGATGCATTCAGTAATATTCACAACGGGATTGCAGCAGGTGAACGCGTCTTGCAACTTATTGATGAAAAGAATTTAGTAGAAGATAAGCCAAATGCTATTGTTGTAGGATCGTTTAATGATAAAATACAATTCAATCAGGTTTCATTTTCTTACGAAGAGAAGGAAGTGTTACATGATGTCAATTTGACGATTAATAAAGGAGAAACAATTGCACTCGTTGGTCCATCAGGAGGAGGGAAATCAACCTTAGTTGATTTAATACCTCGTTTTATGGATGTCAGTTCCGGAAGTATCACGATGGATGGAACCGATTTACGCGATTTGAATCAACAATCATTGAGACAATTAATAGGCGTTGTAAATCAAGAATCGATATTATTCAACGATACGATTTTTAATAATATCGCTTTTGCTAATACAAGTGCGACGGAAGAAGAGGTTATTCAGGCAGCAAAGATTGCCAATGCTCATGAGTTTATCTTAGGAACCGAAGCGGGTTATCAAACGAATATCGGAGACCGGGGTTCAAAGCTTTCTGGAGGGCAGAGACAACGTATTTGTATCGCGCGGGCGGTTCTAAAGAATCCGCCGATTATGCTCTTAGACGAAGCGACATCGGCATTAGACACCGAGTCAGAGCGTCTAGTACAAGATTCGCTCTATAAATTGATGGAAAACAGAACAACAGTTGTGATTGCCCATCGTTTGAGTACGATTCAAAACGCCGATAAGATATTTGTTTTAGAGGGAGGTAGAATTGCTGAAACAGGTTCCCATTTAGGGCTTATTGCGCAGAATGGATTGTATAAGCGATTGATTGATATGCAGCAATTTACTGAGTCATAA